One part of the Spiroplasma turonicum genome encodes these proteins:
- the argF gene encoding ornithine carbamoyltransferase: protein MAINLKGRSFLKLLDFTQREIYYLLDLSKQLKEAKYAGTEQKPLTGKSVALLFQKDSTRTRCAFDVGAFELGMHPVYLGPSGSQMGKKESIEDTAKVLGRMFDGIQFRGFKQQDVELLAKYSGVPVWNGLTDQWHPTQMLADIMTIQEAKDIRNMDGIKLVYFGDSRFNMANSYMVVCAKLGMHFVGCAPKELWPDEELLINCQEIAKENGGSITMTTDYKTAAIDADAIATDVWVSMGEDSSVWGNRIKELTPYQVNMEKMRQGKKEVIFLHCLPSFHDDQTEVAKSVIKDFGGNGELEVTNEVFNSSYSKVFEEAENRLHTIKAVMLATIRG from the coding sequence ATGGCAATAAACTTAAAAGGAAGAAGTTTTCTTAAACTATTAGATTTTACTCAAAGAGAAATTTATTACTTATTAGATTTATCTAAACAGTTAAAAGAAGCGAAATATGCAGGAACTGAGCAAAAACCTTTAACTGGAAAATCTGTGGCGTTATTATTCCAAAAAGATTCGACAAGAACAAGATGTGCTTTTGATGTTGGAGCTTTTGAATTGGGAATGCACCCAGTATATTTAGGACCCAGTGGAAGTCAAATGGGAAAAAAAGAATCTATTGAAGATACTGCAAAAGTTTTAGGAAGAATGTTTGATGGAATTCAATTTAGAGGATTTAAGCAGCAAGATGTAGAATTACTGGCAAAATATTCTGGTGTACCTGTGTGAAATGGTTTAACTGACCAATGACACCCAACACAAATGCTTGCTGATATAATGACAATCCAGGAAGCTAAAGATATAAGAAACATGGATGGTATTAAACTAGTATACTTTGGTGATTCACGATTTAATATGGCAAATAGTTATATGGTAGTGTGTGCAAAATTAGGAATGCATTTTGTTGGTTGTGCACCTAAAGAACTCTGACCAGATGAAGAACTACTTATTAATTGTCAAGAAATAGCTAAAGAAAACGGTGGATCAATAACAATGACAACTGATTATAAAACTGCTGCTATTGATGCAGATGCTATCGCAACCGATGTATGAGTTTCAATGGGTGAAGACTCTTCTGTTTGAGGTAACAGAATAAAAGAATTGACACCTTACCAAGTAAATATGGAAAAAATGAGACAAGGTAAAAAAGAAGTTATATTTTTACATTGTTTACCAAGTTTCCATGATGATCAAACCGAAGTTGCCAAGTCAGTTATTAAAGATTTTGGTGGAAATGGTGAATTGGAAGTTACAAATGAGGTTTTTAATTCAAGTTACTCAAAAGTATTTGAAGAAGCCGAAAATAGACTACATACTATAAAAGCAGTTATGTTAGCAACCATTCGTGGTTAG
- a CDS encoding YfcC family protein, translating to MSEIKTKKKFKFKLPTAFTILLAIILLIILISWIPGTTGDYTDAEGVVHEGGPAGIFDLFLAPMKGLQSKVDIAIFVLTLGGFLGIVIESQALDAGIGRLVKKMKGHEIWIIPIIMFLFSIGGTVYGMCEETIALYPVIIPVLLAAGFDVMTAVLTILFGAGIGVISSTLNPFVIQIAVDNAHVDGLGTSTGIVWRLLSWIVLTSGGIGFVMFYAIKVKKDPSKSPIYKDKDMHEKMFAISQDLPEYTKKRKAIMALFSITFIIMIISLIAWGQFGVSAFDSMTIWVKDKAPYISRFFSSIGNWYFLEISALFFFASIIIACLDWKGEENYVNSFIRGSADILSVCLVVAFAAGIGFIMEETGMQQVLVKSLSNPLSNLGKTGFIFIAFIFFLLISIVMPSTSGFATAVFPILGPVANGITPGLASGTITGFSMANGIVNLISPTSAILMAALSLSKISYDKFLKASWPLICGLLVGCALLLIIGSLLPLSNTSPWF from the coding sequence ATGAGCGAAATTAAAACCAAAAAAAAGTTCAAATTTAAACTTCCAACTGCATTCACAATATTATTAGCAATAATATTGTTAATAATATTGATATCTTGAATACCTGGAACAACAGGTGATTACACTGATGCAGAAGGAGTTGTTCATGAAGGCGGTCCAGCAGGTATATTTGACTTATTTTTAGCGCCTATGAAGGGTTTACAAAGTAAGGTAGACATTGCAATATTTGTTTTAACACTTGGAGGTTTTTTAGGAATAGTAATCGAATCTCAAGCTTTAGACGCAGGTATTGGAAGACTTGTTAAAAAAATGAAAGGACACGAGATCTGAATAATTCCAATAATTATGTTTCTATTCTCAATAGGAGGAACTGTTTATGGAATGTGTGAGGAAACTATAGCACTTTATCCTGTTATCATTCCAGTGCTTTTAGCAGCTGGTTTTGACGTTATGACTGCAGTACTAACAATACTATTTGGAGCAGGTATTGGTGTAATATCTTCAACATTAAACCCTTTTGTTATTCAAATTGCTGTTGATAATGCTCATGTAGACGGTTTAGGAACTTCAACTGGAATAGTTTGAAGATTATTGTCTTGAATTGTATTAACATCCGGCGGAATTGGCTTTGTAATGTTTTACGCAATTAAAGTTAAAAAAGATCCAAGCAAGTCACCAATATATAAAGATAAAGACATGCATGAAAAAATGTTTGCTATATCACAAGACTTGCCAGAGTATACAAAAAAAAGAAAAGCAATTATGGCATTGTTTTCTATAACTTTTATTATAATGATAATATCTTTAATTGCCTGAGGTCAATTTGGTGTCAGTGCTTTTGATTCCATGACTATTTGGGTTAAAGATAAAGCACCATACATTTCAAGATTTTTTAGTTCAATTGGTAATTGATATTTTCTAGAAATATCAGCATTATTTTTCTTTGCATCAATTATAATAGCTTGCCTTGATTGAAAAGGTGAAGAAAATTATGTTAATAGTTTTATTAGAGGGTCAGCTGATATCTTATCAGTTTGTTTAGTTGTTGCCTTTGCTGCAGGTATTGGTTTTATAATGGAAGAAACTGGTATGCAACAAGTTTTGGTAAAAAGCTTATCGAATCCACTATCTAATCTTGGTAAAACAGGATTCATATTTATTGCCTTTATATTCTTTTTATTAATTTCAATAGTTATGCCGTCGACATCAGGTTTTGCAACAGCAGTATTTCCAATACTTGGTCCTGTTGCAAATGGTATAACCCCGGGATTAGCTTCTGGTACAATAACAGGATTTTCAATGGCAAATGGTATTGTAAATTTAATTTCCCCAACAAGTGCAATTTTAATGGCTGCTTTGTCGCTTTCTAAAATTTCATATGATAAATTCTTAAAAGCAAGTTGACCATTAATTTGTGGACTATTAGTAGGTTGTGCATTACTACTAATTATTGGAAGTTTACTTCCTTTATCAAATACTTCACCATGATTCTAG
- the arcC gene encoding carbamate kinase has protein sequence MSRIVVALGGNALGNTPNEQIKIVKETAKSMVDLVQNGDELIISHGNGPQVGMINNSFIEANKNNSKIPLMPFPECGAMSQAYIGFHLQNAILNELKRRNINKNVVTLITQVEVSVNDEAFKNPTKPIGSFYSESEAKKLSEESNLVFKEDSGRGWRRVIASPKPIRIIEQDIIKELIYSNCIVITIGGGGIPVIKTKDGFEGVAAVIDKDFASARLAEDVEADCLMILTAVEKVAINYGKNNEELLDELSIEQAKKYIQEGQFAPGSMLPKVEAAINFATSSSNRKSIIADLSNCKNALCGLSGTIVKIK, from the coding sequence GTGTCTAGAATTGTTGTAGCGTTAGGTGGTAATGCACTAGGAAACACCCCTAATGAACAAATTAAAATAGTCAAAGAAACAGCTAAATCTATGGTGGATTTAGTTCAAAATGGGGATGAATTAATAATTTCACATGGTAATGGGCCACAAGTTGGTATGATAAATAACTCATTTATAGAAGCTAATAAAAATAATAGCAAAATACCCTTAATGCCTTTTCCAGAATGTGGGGCAATGTCTCAAGCATACATTGGGTTCCACCTTCAAAATGCTATATTAAATGAGCTTAAACGAAGAAACATTAATAAAAATGTTGTTACACTAATTACCCAAGTCGAGGTAAGCGTTAATGATGAAGCTTTTAAAAATCCAACAAAACCAATTGGTTCATTTTATTCTGAAAGTGAAGCTAAAAAATTGTCAGAAGAAAGTAATTTAGTCTTTAAAGAAGATTCAGGTAGAGGGTGAAGAAGAGTAATTGCGTCGCCAAAACCAATTAGAATCATTGAACAAGATATTATAAAAGAACTTATTTATTCTAATTGTATAGTTATAACAATTGGAGGAGGTGGGATACCAGTCATAAAAACTAAAGATGGTTTTGAAGGGGTAGCAGCTGTTATTGACAAAGACTTTGCTAGTGCAAGGTTGGCTGAAGATGTAGAAGCAGATTGTTTGATGATATTAACAGCAGTTGAAAAAGTTGCTATCAATTATGGTAAAAATAATGAAGAGTTATTAGATGAGTTATCAATTGAACAAGCAAAGAAATACATCCAAGAAGGGCAATTTGCACCTGGTAGTATGTTACCTAAAGTTGAAGCAGCAATTAACTTTGCAACTTCAAGTTCAAACAGAAAATCAATAATTGCTGATTTATCAAATTGCAAAAATGCCTTATGCGGACTATCAGGCACTATTGTAAAGATTAAATAA
- the uvrB gene encoding excinuclease ABC subunit UvrB, with translation MEKENRLFDLVTEYKPDGDQPKAIKSLVEGLNENKKHQVLLGATATGKTFTMANVIKEINKPTLILAHNKTLAMQLYIELKEFFPRNRVEYFVSDFDFYQPEAYVAARDLYIDKDARRNNDLAMLRLSAMNALVTRKDVIVVASVAAIYASQDPNEYSKVFFELKVGQQISKKNLLTFLVRTGYVRNDTSLEMGCFSAKGNVIKIAPSWTDSYNVRISLFGEEIEAIEMVDSLNNNVIDRLRLFTVFPASAYVTNFDKLKIVIENIKNELKHRVDELNKLGKFIEADRLLKRTNYDLETMAEFGVCNGIENYSAHLDFRMPGEAPFTIIDYFGDDFLTIIDESHMMLPQVRGMFNTDRSRKTTLVEYGFRLPSALDNRPLNFEEFSSRLKNVIYTSATPGDYELELTNNEVIQQIIRPTGLVDPIIEIRPTLEQIEDIIKEIHLRVEKKQKVLITTLTIKSSEDISFHLQSRNIKVAYLHSELKTLERNQVINDLRKGVYDVVVGVNLLREGLDIPEVSLVCILDADKQGFLRNTRSLIQTIGRAARNSEGRVIFYADTISNAMKEAIEETERRRTIQIEYNIKHNITPKTISKKIVDIDGEFNLKDKLNKLSSGKSKQKKLEKENIIKDLRKKMLKAAKEENYEKAAELRDLIIEIEAS, from the coding sequence ATGGAAAAAGAAAATAGATTATTTGATTTAGTAACAGAATACAAACCAGACGGAGACCAACCTAAGGCAATAAAAAGTTTAGTTGAGGGTTTAAATGAAAATAAAAAACATCAAGTCCTTTTGGGAGCAACAGCAACTGGAAAAACATTTACAATGGCAAATGTTATCAAGGAAATAAACAAACCAACATTAATTCTGGCGCATAATAAAACTTTAGCAATGCAGTTATATATTGAGTTGAAAGAGTTTTTCCCAAGAAATAGAGTTGAATATTTTGTATCTGATTTTGACTTTTACCAACCAGAGGCTTATGTTGCTGCAAGAGATTTATATATAGATAAAGATGCACGACGTAATAATGATTTAGCAATGCTAAGATTAAGTGCAATGAATGCTTTGGTAACAAGAAAAGATGTCATTGTTGTAGCCAGTGTTGCTGCAATATATGCAAGTCAAGACCCAAATGAATATAGTAAAGTATTTTTTGAATTAAAAGTGGGTCAACAAATATCTAAAAAAAACTTATTAACTTTTTTGGTTAGAACTGGTTACGTGCGAAATGATACATCTCTTGAAATGGGATGTTTTAGTGCTAAAGGTAATGTTATAAAAATTGCTCCAAGTTGGACAGACAGTTATAATGTTAGAATATCTTTGTTTGGTGAAGAAATAGAAGCAATTGAAATGGTAGATTCTCTAAACAATAATGTAATTGATAGATTAAGATTATTTACTGTATTCCCTGCTTCTGCTTATGTTACTAATTTTGACAAACTTAAAATAGTTATTGAAAATATAAAAAATGAGTTGAAACACCGAGTTGATGAACTAAATAAGTTAGGAAAATTTATAGAGGCAGATAGGTTATTAAAAAGAACCAATTATGATTTAGAGACAATGGCAGAGTTTGGTGTATGTAATGGAATTGAAAACTATTCAGCTCATCTTGATTTTAGAATGCCAGGAGAAGCACCATTTACAATTATTGATTATTTTGGTGATGATTTTTTAACTATAATTGATGAATCACACATGATGCTTCCACAAGTTAGAGGGATGTTTAACACAGATAGAAGCAGAAAAACAACTCTTGTGGAATATGGTTTTAGACTCCCTAGTGCTTTAGATAATAGACCACTAAACTTTGAGGAATTTTCATCAAGACTAAAAAATGTAATTTACACTTCAGCAACTCCAGGAGATTATGAGTTAGAACTTACAAATAATGAAGTCATACAACAAATAATTAGACCAACAGGTTTAGTCGATCCAATTATTGAAATCAGACCAACACTTGAACAAATTGAAGATATTATAAAAGAAATACACTTGAGAGTAGAAAAAAAGCAAAAAGTATTAATTACTACTCTAACAATTAAAAGTTCTGAAGATATATCATTTCATTTACAATCAAGAAATATTAAAGTTGCATACTTACATTCAGAATTAAAGACTCTTGAGCGTAATCAGGTAATAAACGATTTAAGAAAAGGAGTTTATGATGTTGTAGTTGGTGTCAATCTTTTAAGAGAAGGTTTAGACATACCAGAGGTTAGTTTAGTTTGTATACTTGATGCAGATAAGCAAGGATTTTTAAGAAACACAAGAAGTTTAATCCAAACAATAGGGAGAGCCGCAAGAAACTCAGAGGGAAGAGTTATTTTTTATGCTGACACAATTTCAAATGCAATGAAAGAAGCAATTGAAGAAACTGAAAGAAGAAGAACTATACAGATTGAATACAATATTAAACACAACATTACTCCTAAAACTATAAGTAAAAAAATAGTTGACATTGATGGAGAGTTTAATTTAAAAGACAAACTTAATAAATTATCAAGTGGTAAATCAAAACAAAAAAAACTTGAAAAAGAAAATATTATAAAAGATTTAAGAAAAAAAATGTTGAAAGCTGCAAAAGAGGAAAATTATGAAAAAGCAGCTGAGCTTAGAGATTTAATTATTGAAATCGAAGCTAGTTAG
- the uvrA gene encoding excinuclease ABC subunit UvrA, which translates to MQNKIIVKGAREHNLKNVDLEIPKEKIVVFTGLSGSGKSSLAFNTIYAEGERRYIESLSSFSRQFLKTVEKPDVDEIEGLSPAISIDQKTTSHNPRSTVGTTTEIHDHLRILYANIGTPYCINGHGPIKSSSLKEIVESVKLDSDENEQLYILAPVVRDKKGTHKELFLKLKREGFLRVQINDEIIGLDNDIDLEQNKRHNIDIVVDRVVFKKNDEELQSRIYSAIEVGLNYSKGLIKTYYPNKNKTSKLFSTNYSCRECGFAIPNLEPNLFSFNKKVGACYTCSGLGVNLEADPELIMPDTSLSINEGGVLYYKNLVGTQNIEWQKFKLLCYQYLIDLDVPLNTLSKSQIKNILYGSDEPIETKIVTSSGNILRSYDYIEGVANLIERRYVETKSEDNRKYYGKYMMSRVCKTCSGKRLNEIALCVKIDKLSISDFTELTIQDNLNFLLEIKLTDNQMKIASLVLNQLISRISFLNEVGLDYLTLARSATTLSGGESQRIRLAKQLGSKLSGVLYVLDEPSIGLHQRDNDKLIQTLKKLRDLGNTLIVVEHDEDTMKEADWIVDIGPKAGIDGGQIIAEGTYQDICNNPNSITGQYLSKKLTIPVPKKRRGGNGLKIEIIGATENNLKNIDVTLPLGKFITVTGVSGSGKSTLVEEVIYKGLKKELHKELIRAGKYKKIKGFEYIDKIIYVSQDPIGKTPRSNPATYTSVFDDIRDLYAEVPEAKIRGYKKGRFSFNVPGGRCDTCQGDGVIRVDMQFLGFVEVVCETCDGRKYNEETLQVKYKGKNIWDVLNMTVKEANDFFENIPKIKEKLETILAVGLGYIKLGQNATTLSGGEAQRVKLSTFLLKKQTGKTLFLLDEPTTGLHIDDVKRLIEVLNILVDQGNTVLTIEHNLDFIKVSDYVIDLGPEGGSNGGQVLVTGTPEQIINCEESFTAKYLREYLND; encoded by the coding sequence ATGCAAAATAAAATTATAGTCAAAGGTGCAAGAGAGCACAATTTAAAGAATGTTGATTTAGAAATACCTAAAGAAAAAATAGTTGTTTTTACAGGTTTATCTGGAAGTGGTAAGTCATCGCTTGCATTCAACACTATTTACGCTGAAGGTGAAAGAAGATATATTGAATCTTTATCTTCCTTTTCAAGACAGTTTTTAAAAACAGTTGAGAAACCAGATGTAGATGAAATTGAAGGCTTAAGTCCTGCAATTTCAATTGATCAAAAAACAACAAGTCATAATCCAAGATCAACAGTTGGAACAACAACTGAAATCCATGACCATTTAAGAATTCTTTATGCCAATATTGGAACACCATATTGTATTAATGGTCATGGACCAATCAAATCATCTTCATTAAAAGAAATTGTTGAATCAGTTAAGTTAGATTCTGACGAAAATGAACAACTTTATATATTAGCACCTGTTGTAAGAGACAAAAAAGGAACTCATAAAGAACTTTTTTTAAAGTTAAAAAGAGAAGGGTTTTTGAGAGTACAGATAAATGATGAAATTATCGGACTGGATAATGACATAGATTTGGAACAAAACAAAAGACATAATATTGATATAGTAGTAGATAGAGTCGTTTTTAAAAAAAACGATGAAGAACTTCAGTCAAGAATTTATTCAGCAATAGAAGTTGGTTTAAATTATTCAAAAGGTTTAATCAAAACTTATTACCCAAATAAAAATAAAACATCAAAACTATTTTCAACAAATTATTCATGTAGAGAGTGTGGTTTTGCAATACCAAATCTAGAACCGAATTTATTTTCTTTTAATAAAAAAGTGGGAGCTTGTTATACTTGTTCAGGATTAGGTGTTAATTTAGAGGCTGATCCAGAATTGATAATGCCAGACACAAGTTTATCAATAAATGAGGGAGGAGTTTTATACTATAAAAATTTAGTTGGGACTCAAAACATAGAGTGACAAAAGTTTAAACTATTATGTTATCAATATTTAATCGATTTAGATGTACCATTAAATACATTAAGTAAAAGTCAAATAAAAAATATTTTGTATGGAAGTGATGAACCTATAGAGACAAAAATTGTTACCTCATCTGGTAATATTTTAAGATCTTATGATTATATAGAAGGTGTAGCAAATTTAATTGAAAGAAGATATGTAGAGACAAAATCAGAAGATAATAGAAAGTATTATGGAAAGTACATGATGTCCAGAGTATGTAAAACTTGTTCTGGAAAAAGACTAAATGAAATTGCTTTATGTGTGAAAATAGATAAACTTTCAATATCAGATTTCACAGAATTAACTATCCAGGATAATCTAAATTTCTTGTTAGAAATTAAATTAACTGATAATCAAATGAAAATTGCAAGTTTGGTTTTAAATCAATTAATATCAAGAATAAGTTTTTTAAATGAGGTTGGTTTGGATTATCTTACATTAGCAAGATCTGCAACAACTTTATCTGGTGGTGAATCACAAAGAATAAGACTAGCCAAACAACTAGGTTCAAAACTATCTGGTGTTCTTTATGTTTTAGATGAACCTTCAATAGGTCTTCACCAAAGAGATAATGATAAATTAATTCAAACTTTAAAAAAATTGAGAGATTTAGGAAATACTCTAATAGTTGTTGAACATGATGAAGATACAATGAAGGAAGCGGATTGAATTGTAGATATTGGTCCTAAAGCTGGTATAGACGGTGGTCAAATAATAGCTGAAGGTACATACCAAGATATTTGTAACAATCCTAATTCAATCACAGGTCAATATTTATCAAAAAAATTAACTATTCCTGTACCAAAAAAAAGACGTGGTGGAAATGGTTTAAAAATTGAAATTATTGGAGCTACAGAAAATAATTTAAAAAATATTGATGTAACTTTACCATTAGGTAAATTTATTACAGTCACTGGTGTTAGTGGTAGTGGTAAGTCTACTTTGGTAGAAGAAGTTATTTACAAAGGATTAAAAAAAGAGCTACATAAAGAATTGATTAGAGCAGGTAAATATAAAAAAATAAAAGGATTTGAATATATAGATAAAATAATTTATGTTTCCCAAGACCCTATTGGTAAAACGCCTCGTTCTAACCCTGCAACATATACATCAGTTTTTGATGATATAAGAGATTTGTATGCTGAAGTCCCAGAAGCAAAAATTAGAGGATATAAGAAAGGTAGATTTAGTTTTAATGTACCTGGAGGTAGATGTGATACCTGTCAAGGTGATGGTGTTATTAGAGTTGATATGCAGTTTCTAGGATTTGTTGAAGTAGTTTGTGAAACTTGTGATGGTAGAAAATATAATGAAGAAACTTTGCAAGTAAAGTATAAAGGTAAAAATATTTGAGACGTACTTAATATGACTGTAAAAGAAGCAAATGACTTTTTTGAAAATATACCAAAGATAAAAGAGAAACTAGAAACTATATTAGCAGTTGGCCTAGGGTATATCAAATTAGGTCAAAATGCCACAACTTTATCTGGTGGAGAAGCACAAAGGGTTAAACTATCAACATTTTTACTAAAAAAACAAACTGGTAAAACATTATTTTTATTAGATGAACCAACAACAGGATTACATATTGATGATGTAAAAAGATTAATAGAAGTTTTAAACATTTTAGTAGATCAAGGAAACACGGTATTAACAATCGAACATAATCTAGATTTTATAAAAGTATCTGATTATGTAATTGATTTGGGACCTGAAGGTGGAAGTAATGGAGGTCAAGTACTTGTAACCGGTACACCAGAACAAATTATTAATTGCGAAGAAAGTTTCACAGCAAAATATTTAAGGGAGTATTTAAATGATTAA
- a CDS encoding bifunctional folylpolyglutamate synthase/dihydrofolate synthase: protein MIKVDDIFIKTNSLFSKKYNLKKLLSDIGNPQDNLKVINVVGTNGKGSTSKFIYDGLLTKYKNVGLFTSPAFLYQNERIQLNNNLIGDDELKSIYDYYEKNYLQYELTFFEIWTFIAILFFSKYKMDYVVVEAGIGGLLDCTNLFNNQVAVCLTSVSMDHEELLGNSIESIINHKIKITKKNSPVFISEDNFIYKNFIDNYKDIKLIYTNKIKTEVDYQSANAGLAKELLKYLNVDFTNFIAPVGRFTILNENPLFLIDGCHNIDGVKKFVQEIKKYGDFIFLYASSKEKDHNQIINYLKENVSNLYITEFDHIKSWKISNEIKARFNYVNNWKIFLNKNIYNNIVVCGSLYFIPQVFEWYRSELDE from the coding sequence ATGATTAAGGTAGATGATATATTTATAAAAACAAACTCTCTATTCAGTAAAAAGTATAATTTAAAAAAGTTGTTATCAGATATCGGTAATCCACAAGATAATTTAAAAGTTATAAATGTAGTTGGTACTAATGGAAAAGGTTCGACTTCTAAATTCATATATGATGGCTTATTAACAAAATATAAAAATGTTGGATTATTCACATCACCCGCCTTTCTTTATCAAAATGAAAGAATACAATTAAATAATAATTTAATTGGAGATGATGAATTAAAAAGTATTTATGACTATTATGAAAAAAACTATTTGCAATACGAACTAACTTTTTTTGAGATATGGACATTTATTGCAATACTGTTTTTCTCAAAATATAAAATGGACTATGTGGTTGTTGAAGCAGGTATTGGCGGTTTATTAGATTGCACAAATTTATTCAATAACCAAGTAGCTGTTTGTTTAACATCAGTCAGTATGGACCATGAGGAATTATTAGGTAACAGTATTGAAAGTATTATTAATCACAAAATAAAAATCACAAAAAAAAATAGTCCTGTATTTATAAGTGAAGACAATTTTATTTATAAAAATTTTATCGATAACTATAAGGATATTAAATTAATATATACAAATAAAATTAAAACAGAAGTTGATTATCAATCTGCAAATGCTGGTTTAGCAAAAGAATTGTTAAAATACTTAAATGTTGATTTTACAAATTTTATCGCGCCAGTTGGAAGATTTACAATTTTAAATGAAAACCCATTATTTTTAATAGATGGTTGTCATAATATTGATGGTGTAAAAAAGTTTGTTCAAGAAATTAAAAAATATGGGGATTTTATTTTTCTATATGCTTCAAGTAAAGAAAAAGATCATAATCAAATCATTAATTATTTAAAGGAAAATGTTAGTAATCTATATATCACAGAATTCGACCACATTAAATCTTGAAAAATATCTAATGAAATAAAAGCAAGATTCAACTATGTTAATAATTGAAAAATATTTTTGAACAAAAACATATACAATAATATTGTAGTTTGTGGAAGTTTATATTTTATCCCACAAGTTTTTGAATGATACAGGAGTGAATTAGATGAATAA
- a CDS encoding folate family ECF transporter S component, giving the protein MNNWYVITNVIGALGLVVLFIVALWMEGFTFKKISVKHIAALSMLCAVSAVLTGLSYKISEAIFGGFNIRLALGDWIIFLIGMLLGPLCGVIAGVCTDTLMTLLTPNSFGYHCGYMFCKSLLGLVGALVFVFRNRKYILAKVIVIYSIVFIFQSLVFNQIWMMSWKGNAAWLDLIGKLIKLPISLSIYTFLVYTSFIALQPILNKWSTHDVWCYRKSDNKEIKTNLNEKV; this is encoded by the coding sequence ATGAATAATTGATATGTCATAACTAATGTTATAGGTGCATTAGGTTTAGTAGTTTTATTTATAGTAGCTTTATGAATGGAAGGTTTTACATTCAAAAAAATATCTGTTAAACACATTGCTGCATTGTCAATGTTATGTGCTGTTAGTGCAGTTTTAACTGGTCTATCTTATAAAATCTCAGAAGCAATTTTTGGAGGTTTTAATATTAGATTAGCACTTGGAGATTGAATAATATTCTTAATAGGAATGCTTTTGGGGCCACTTTGTGGAGTAATCGCAGGAGTGTGTACAGATACATTAATGACATTATTAACTCCAAATAGTTTTGGGTATCATTGTGGTTATATGTTCTGTAAATCTTTATTAGGGTTAGTTGGTGCACTTGTTTTCGTTTTTCGTAATCGTAAATATATACTTGCAAAAGTAATAGTTATATATTCTATTGTATTTATTTTTCAAAGTTTAGTGTTTAATCAAATATGAATGATGTCTTGAAAAGGTAATGCTGCGTGACTAGATCTAATTGGTAAGCTAATTAAATTACCAATATCATTAAGTATATATACTTTCTTAGTTTATACTTCATTCATTGCTCTACAGCCAATATTAAATAAATGGTCTACTCATGATGTATGATGTTATAGAAAATCTGATAATAAAGAAATAAAAACTAATTTGAACGAGAAGGTATAA